In the genome of Acidobacteriota bacterium, one region contains:
- a CDS encoding bifunctional isocitrate dehydrogenase kinase/phosphatase — YDYDELCFLTDCSFRDLPQATTPEQEMAAEPWFSVRENDIFPEEFPQFLRLPDVACSSLLERHADVFRPEFWRGMQKKLRAGEIPEVFPYKAERRLSSSLASVAGCT; from the coding sequence TCTACGATTACGACGAGCTATGTTTCCTCACCGATTGCAGTTTTCGCGATCTGCCGCAGGCGACGACGCCCGAGCAGGAAATGGCAGCCGAACCTTGGTTCTCGGTGCGCGAAAATGACATTTTCCCAGAAGAATTTCCCCAGTTCCTTCGACTGCCCGATGTGGCATGCTCCAGCTTACTCGAGCGACACGCCGATGTCTTCCGCCCCGAGTTCTGGCGTGGCATGCAGAAGAAACTTCGAGCCGGAGAAATACCCGAAGTGTTTCCTTACAAAGCGGAGCGGCGACTTTCTTCAAGTCTCGCGTCGGTTGCAGGATGCACGTAG